Sequence from the Paraburkholderia acidiphila genome:
TTCGCATGGGTGACCGCCGTGCCGACGCTGTGGCTGCTCATCTGCACGCTCACGGCCGGCTGGCAGAAGATTTTCGACAGCAACCCGAAGGTGAGCTTCGTCGCGCACGCGCAGAAGCTTTCGGCGGCGATCGCGGAAGGCAAGGTCGTCGCGCCCGCGAAGTCGCTCGAGCAGATGCAGCGCATGGTCTTCAACGACTACGTGGACGCCGCGCTTTCGGGCCTGTTCATCTTCGTGGTGGTGAGCATTGTCGTGTATGGCCTGCTCGCGATTGCACGCGCACGCCGCATCGACCGCCCGACCGTGCAGGAAACGCCGTACCAGGCGTTGCCGGCTGGCGGCGCGGCCGTCGCGGCGAACCGCGTGCATTGATCGACGTTACGCAACTGAACGGAGCACATCATGTTCTCGGGACTTCGCGACAACGTACAAACGGCCGGGCGCTATCTCGGCCAGGCCATGCGTTTGATGGTCGGGTTGCCTGACTATGAGGGATACGTCGCGCATATACGCGCGACGCATCCCGACCGCCCCGTGATGTCGTACGAAGAGTTCTTTCGCGAGCGGCAAAACGCGCGGTACGGTTCGGGCGCGGGGAAGTGCTGCTAATGCCCGACTGAGCGGATACTTTCAAAGCAAGGCGCGACGGCGAAGGCCGTCGCGCCTTTTTTTACGCCTGTAATCTGCCCGCTTCGGGGCGCAATCAAAAAGCGCTCAATTCTCGCGAGGCGGCTGCCGTTAACTTTTACGAAGCGCTTCACCCATTAGACGCATGTCGGCGTGGCGGCGATAGTGCACCTTCAACACCTGCACCGTAAGGTGTGCGAATCAAAGAATCTTTCATGATCTTTCATCGAATCGGCGCAGCCATGCTTGCGGCCGCTCTCACCGCAACGGTCACGCCCGCTTGCGAAGCGCAATACACCACCGACTGGATTGCGAACACTTACGGCGCCAACGCAACGCACGTGGGCAACGTGGCCCGCTCGATGTGGGTCGCGCCCGAAGGCGTGATCTATACGTCGTCGATGTGGGATGAAAACGAAGGCGGCGTGGCGATCTACCAGAACGGCCAGAGCCTCGGCTCGATCGGCGGGCACGGCGACTTCCAGGGCGGCGCGATCACGGGCAACGCAACCTCGCTGTTCGTCGCGATGCAATACAACACGACGTATGGCAGCGGCAACGTCGGGCGATACAACCGCGCGAGCGGTGCGCGCGACCTGCTGATCGCCGTGAGCGCCGATACGACCGAAAAGCTCGCCGATGTCATCACCGGACTCGCGACCTCCGGCTCACTGCTCTATGCAAGCGATTTCCCCGGCAACCGCGTGCGCGTGTACACCACCGATGGCGTCTGGCAACGCGACATCAGCGTGACCGGCCCGGGCGCGCTGACGCTCGATGCAAGCGGCAATCTCTGGGTCGCGCAAAAAAGCGCGGGCGCCGTGCTCGAATTCAGCGCTGCTGGCCAACTCCTGAACACGATCCAGCTGGCGTCCACGGCGCGGCCGTCGTCGCTGTACTTCGATTCGCAGACTTCACAGTTGATGATCGGCGACTCGGGTCCCGACATGAACATCAAGAACTTCAGCATAGCCGGCACGCCTGCTCAAACGGGCACGTTCGGCATCCAGGGCGGCTACCTCGACACGACGACGGGCACCAAGGGGCAGGTGGGCGACAAGCGCTTTACGCGCGTGGTCGGTATCGGCAAGGATTCCGCGGGCATGCTGTATGTGCTGAACAATCCGTGGGGCGGCTCGTGGGACCTCGGCCGCAACGGCGGCACCGATCTGCAGGCTTATGACGGCACCGGCACGCTGCGCTGGAAGCTCCAGTCGCTCAACTTCGAAGGCAACGCGGCGCCGGATCCGGGCACCGACGGCGCGACGTTCTACGGCGGCATGAACCTCTATTCGGGCACGGCTGGCGGCACTTTCGTCGCCAACACCATCGATCCGTTCACGTATCCCTCCGATCCGCGCATCAATCTCGCGGACACCGCGCGCGGCGAGCATTTCGCGCAAGTGGCGAACGTGGGCGGGCAGCGCATTCTCGTGGCCGCCGGTCAGAACCCCGATACGTTCTATTTCTTCCACTTCAATGCGGCGAGCGGCTATATCGCCATTCCCGATTACACGCTGCCGGGGACGGCGTTCAATACAGCGGCGCCGGTGCGAAACGGCTTTTGTCTCGACAGCAAGGGCGACCTCTGGGTGGGCCTCGACAAGACCAACGTCATTTCGCACTACCCACTGACCGGCTTCGACTCGACCGGCAAGCCGCTCTGGGGCGCCGCGCTCGCCACGCCGGTTCCCGCCACGATCTCGCGGCTCACGCGCATCGTCTATCTGCCCGAAAGCGACACGATGATCCTCACGGGAGAAGACGCCAGCATCACCGACTGGACTGCGGTCGGTACGCGCGTGGAGGTGTATCACGGCTGGCTGGCGGGCAATACGGGCGCGCCGAATCCGGTGATTACGCTCACGAGCGCGAATCCCAAGTCGATCGCAGCCGCCGGTAACTATCTGTTCGTGGGTTACATGCACACCGTGCCCAACATCGACGCCTTCAACCTCACCACCGGCGCAATCGACACGACCCTCATCAACAGCAATCCGAATGCAGTGTACGTGGGTAACGATGTGGATTCGATGTATGGCCTGCGTGCGTATTTGCGCTCGACTGGCCAGTACGTCGTGACGAAGGATAACTACAACGCCGCGAGCGCCGTGGTGTATCGATGGACGCCGGTGGCGGCGAGCGCGGCAGCCGCGGCGGCAGCGGTATCGCCTTTCTAGTCCGATGTGACGCATGAAGGGCGCGACAGGCATCGCGCCCGTTTCATTGCGCGTCGTCGTCGGCTTCGTGCAAATGCGCGTTCTTCAGGTCCTCCAGAAACGCCCGCACGATCTGGCTATGCCGATTGCGCTTTTGCGTGACCACATGAAACGTGACCTCGTAGCTGAGCCGCTTCGGATTGAGTGCGACGAGCAAGCCGCGCCGCACATGCGGCGCGGCAAACTGCTCGGGCAGGTAGCCGAGATGGTGCCCCGAGAGAATTAGCAGCGCAACGGCCTCCATGTTGTCGGCCTGCGCGGTGACTTTGCTTTGTGTCGTCGAGTGCTGGGCCTCGGGCGTGGGATACGTGCGCCATACCCATTCGAATTCCGCCGCCTCTAGCGGATCGAGCTGTCCCGCGCGCTCGAACAGCGGATGCCCGCGTCCGCAATACGCGATCTGCCGCTCGATGAAAAGCGGCGTGTATTCGAGCGTCGGCACGCGGTGCCAGAAATAGCCGACCGCAATTTGCGTCTCGCCATTGAGCAACTGCTCCTCCAGTTCACCCGGCGACTTCACCGAGATCGAGAAACGCACCGCTTCGTCGCGTTGCCGGAACGAAGCGATCGCCTCGCTGATGCGCGCGTTCTGGCTGGTCGGCGTATGGCCGATCAAGCCGATGCTCAACGTGCCCACGAGCTTGCGGTCCAGGTGCCGTGCCTTGAGCGTGAACTCTTCGGCGGCGGCGAGCAGCGTGGTCGCCAGTTCGTAAAGGCGCTCCCCTTTTTCCGTCAGCCTGAAGCCGCTGCGCCCGCGCTCGCAAAGCCGGTAGCCGAGCCGGGTTTCGAGCGTCGAAAGCTGCGCGCTAATGGTGGGCTGGCTCACGTTCAGCGTGGTCTGCGCGATGCTCACGCCGCCGGCGTCCGCCACGGCAACAAAGACGCGCAGCAGGCGCAGGTCGAGATCGGTCAGGCTGCCGAGCATGGATTCTCCGGGGAAAACATCGATACATAGACTGGAGTCTATGTGAACAACGACAGGATCGTTATTCATCTTTCATGGATGCGCGCTTACAACTGCGGCTATGGCCGTTTCGAATGATACGGCACGGTAAATGAAAGTGGAGCGTCGTAATGTCTGATCAATACTTCCAGCCGCTCAGCGGCAATGCCATGCCCCGCTGCGGCGGGATCGCGACGATGATGCGTCTGCCGCAGGTTGAGAACGCCTCGGGCCTCGATGCCTGCTTCGTGGGCGTGCCGTTCGACCTCGGCACCTCGAACCGCACGGGCGCGCGCTTCGGCCCGCGTCAGGTTCGCTCGGAGTCCGTGCTGCTGCGCCCGTACAACATGGCGACGCGCGCCGCGCCGTTCGATTCGCTGCGCGTGGCCGATATCGGCGACGTCGCGACGAATCCCTATAACCTCGCCGATTCGATCACGCGCATCGAAGCCGCCTACGACGCGATCCTCGAACACGACTGCCGCCCGATCTCGCTCGGCGGCGATCACACGATCACGCTGCCGATCCTGCGCGCGATCCATCGCAAGCATGGCCGCGTGGGCCTCATCCACGTGGACGCGCACGCCGACGTCAACGACACGATGTTCGGCGAAAAGATCGCGCACGGCACGCCGTTTCGCCGCGCCGTGGAAGAAGGGCTGCTCGACTGCGATCGCGTCGTGCAGATCGGCTTGCGCGGCACCGGCTACGAGGCCGAGGACTTCGACTGGTGCCGTCAGCAAGGCTTCAAGGTCGTGCAGGCCGAGGAGTGCTGGAACCGTTCGCTGGCGCCGCTGATGGAAGAAGTGCGCGCGCGCGTGCAGGGCGGTCCGGTCTACGTGAGCTTCGACATCGACGGCATCGATCCCGCCTATGCGCCGGGCACCGGCACGCCGGAGATCGCCGGGCTGACCGTGCCGCAGGCCCTCGAGATCATTCGCGGTTCGTGGGGACTCGATATCGTCGGCGCGGATCTCGTGGAGGTGGCGCCGCCGTACGACCCGTTCGGCACCACGGCGCTGCTCGGGGCCAATCTCGCGTTCGAAATGCTTTGCGTGCTACCGGGCGTGAAGCGCCGCGACTGAGCGCTCGATCACCTGCGCCGCCTGAACACACTACGAAAATCTGGAGACAAGCAGCATGAATGTTCAAGAAAACGCCGGCCTTGCGGCCGAGACGACCGGGCTCGAAATCGAGAGCCGGTCGATCGACTACATCCCCGAGCGCGAGCGTCACGCGAAACTCAGCAGCCAGGGGCCGTTCTGGTTCCTTGGGAATTTCCACTTCTTCACCATCTCCATCGGCTTCGTCGGTCCGAGCATGGGCCTTTCCGCCGGTTGGACGACGCTTGGCGGCGCGCTCGGCATCATGTTCGGCACGATCTTCATGGCGTTCCACGGCTCACAGGGCCCGGAGATGGGCCTGCCGCAAATGATCCAGTCGCGCGCGCAGTTCGGCTATCGCGGCGTCGCGCTCGCGCTGCTTGCCACGCTCTTCGTGTTCGTGGGCTTCAACGTCGTGAACATCTCGCTGATCATGGACGGCCTGAAGAACGTGTTCGGCGTGAATCCTTCCGTGGTGGCGATCGTGGCGTCGCTCGCGGGCGGCGTGCTCGCGATCTATGGCCACGACCTCATGCACAAGGCGTTCAAGTGGGCGCTGATCGCGACGCTGCCGCTCTATGCGTTAGTGACGATCGCGCTCGCGTTTGGCGCGGGCAAAGGTGCCGCTGTCGTTCCCGCCGTGACCGCCGCCGCGCATCCCGGCTTCAACTGGGTCGCGTTCCTCACGCAGTTCGCGATTGGCGCGAGCTATAACATCTCGTATGCGCCGTATGTCTCCGATTACTCGCGCTATCTGCCGAAGCATACGAGCCGTGCGAAGCTGATTTCGGCCATCTTCCTTGGCGCCTCTTTGTCGGGCGCGTGGATGATCGGTCTCGGAGCGTGGCTCGCGCAGCAACTG
This genomic interval carries:
- the speB gene encoding agmatinase, which encodes MSDQYFQPLSGNAMPRCGGIATMMRLPQVENASGLDACFVGVPFDLGTSNRTGARFGPRQVRSESVLLRPYNMATRAAPFDSLRVADIGDVATNPYNLADSITRIEAAYDAILEHDCRPISLGGDHTITLPILRAIHRKHGRVGLIHVDAHADVNDTMFGEKIAHGTPFRRAVEEGLLDCDRVVQIGLRGTGYEAEDFDWCRQQGFKVVQAEECWNRSLAPLMEEVRARVQGGPVYVSFDIDGIDPAYAPGTGTPEIAGLTVPQALEIIRGSWGLDIVGADLVEVAPPYDPFGTTALLGANLAFEMLCVLPGVKRRD
- a CDS encoding purine-cytosine permease family protein, which codes for MNVQENAGLAAETTGLEIESRSIDYIPERERHAKLSSQGPFWFLGNFHFFTISIGFVGPSMGLSAGWTTLGGALGIMFGTIFMAFHGSQGPEMGLPQMIQSRAQFGYRGVALALLATLFVFVGFNVVNISLIMDGLKNVFGVNPSVVAIVASLAGGVLAIYGHDLMHKAFKWALIATLPLYALVTIALAFGAGKGAAVVPAVTAAAHPGFNWVAFLTQFAIGASYNISYAPYVSDYSRYLPKHTSRAKLISAIFLGASLSGAWMIGLGAWLAQQLKASDALVALNQVGSSLFPGCGRLLVVVSVAGFLPIIALNTYSAMLTLLTGVDSFRKIKPTRRARIGAVMTISAILLACTLSIKGNGVALLNTFLVLMLYFLVPWTAVNLVDYFFVRKGRYAISHFFTPDGIYGAWQARGIVAYLIGFAAMIPFFAIVDNESGKEIFVGYFAHLMDGIDLAWLVGLIVAGASYYVLSRSLDLRAEEKVIRTIKESDIIAMARQSAGH
- a CDS encoding SMP-30/gluconolactonase/LRE family protein, which produces MIFHRIGAAMLAAALTATVTPACEAQYTTDWIANTYGANATHVGNVARSMWVAPEGVIYTSSMWDENEGGVAIYQNGQSLGSIGGHGDFQGGAITGNATSLFVAMQYNTTYGSGNVGRYNRASGARDLLIAVSADTTEKLADVITGLATSGSLLYASDFPGNRVRVYTTDGVWQRDISVTGPGALTLDASGNLWVAQKSAGAVLEFSAAGQLLNTIQLASTARPSSLYFDSQTSQLMIGDSGPDMNIKNFSIAGTPAQTGTFGIQGGYLDTTTGTKGQVGDKRFTRVVGIGKDSAGMLYVLNNPWGGSWDLGRNGGTDLQAYDGTGTLRWKLQSLNFEGNAAPDPGTDGATFYGGMNLYSGTAGGTFVANTIDPFTYPSDPRINLADTARGEHFAQVANVGGQRILVAAGQNPDTFYFFHFNAASGYIAIPDYTLPGTAFNTAAPVRNGFCLDSKGDLWVGLDKTNVISHYPLTGFDSTGKPLWGAALATPVPATISRLTRIVYLPESDTMILTGEDASITDWTAVGTRVEVYHGWLAGNTGAPNPVITLTSANPKSIAAAGNYLFVGYMHTVPNIDAFNLTTGAIDTTLINSNPNAVYVGNDVDSMYGLRAYLRSTGQYVVTKDNYNAASAVVYRWTPVAASAAAAAAAVSPF
- a CDS encoding YbdD/YjiX family protein, producing the protein MFSGLRDNVQTAGRYLGQAMRLMVGLPDYEGYVAHIRATHPDRPVMSYEEFFRERQNARYGSGAGKCC
- a CDS encoding LysR family transcriptional regulator yields the protein MLGSLTDLDLRLLRVFVAVADAGGVSIAQTTLNVSQPTISAQLSTLETRLGYRLCERGRSGFRLTEKGERLYELATTLLAAAEEFTLKARHLDRKLVGTLSIGLIGHTPTSQNARISEAIASFRQRDEAVRFSISVKSPGELEEQLLNGETQIAVGYFWHRVPTLEYTPLFIERQIAYCGRGHPLFERAGQLDPLEAAEFEWVWRTYPTPEAQHSTTQSKVTAQADNMEAVALLILSGHHLGYLPEQFAAPHVRRGLLVALNPKRLSYEVTFHVVTQKRNRHSQIVRAFLEDLKNAHLHEADDDAQ